From Tripterygium wilfordii isolate XIE 37 chromosome 16, ASM1340144v1, whole genome shotgun sequence, one genomic window encodes:
- the LOC119980568 gene encoding putative DNA glycosylase At3g47830 isoform X1, translating to MQEGRKRKKQLQKLQKKSKSKTKLADKEEPYRTHIRPTPDECRDVRDELLALHGFPQEFAKYRRDPLSPSLDDRNSVVEETVLDGLVKTLLSQNTTEANSQRAFASLKSAFPTWEDVVAANSKCIENAIRCGGLATTKAACIKNILSCLLERKGKLCLEYMRDLSVEEIKAELSSFKGIGPKTVACVLMFNLQHDDFPVDTHVFEIAKTIGWVPDVADRNKTYLHLNQRIPNELKFDLNCLLFTHGEEGLLVEWCNQLEVLAHQAVVCFVMHCGWNSSGLSLGVLMVSIRQ from the exons ATGCAGGAAGGTCGCAAAAGGAAGAAGCAATTACAGAAActgcaaaagaaatcaaaatcaaagaccAAATTAGCAGATAAAGAAGAGCCATATCGGACCCACATTCGACCTACACCCGATGAATGCCGAGACGTTCGAGATGAGCTCTTGGCGTTACATGGTTTCCCTCAAGAATTCGCCAAGTACCGCAGAGACCCACTTAGCCCATCCCTAGATGATCGAAATTCCGTCGTTGAGGAGACTGTTTTGGATGGTCTGGTAAAGACTCTGCTCTCGCAGAACACAACGGAGGCTAATTCTCAAAGGGCTTTCGCGTCACTTAAGTCTGCCTTCCCTACTTGGGAGGAT GTTGTTGCTGCAAATTCAAAATGTATAGAGAATGCCATTAGGTGTGGAGGATTGGCCACTACCAAGGCTGCTTGCATCAAGAACATACTGAGTTGTTTGCTAGAGAGAAAAGGCAAGTTGTGTTTGGAGTACATGCGAGATTTATCAGTTGAAGAAATCAAGGCtgaactctcaagtttcaaaGGAATTGGCCCCAAAACG GTGGCTTGCGTTTTGATGTTTAATCTTCAGCACGATGATTTCCCGGTGGACACACAT GTGTTTGAGATTGCAAAGACCATTGGTTGGGTCCCAGACGTTGCTGATCGGAATAAGACGTACCTTCATCTCAACCAAAGGATCCCTAATGAACTTAAATTTGATCTGAATTGTCTTCTCTTCACTCATG GAGAGGAAGGGCTCCTTGTGGAATGGTGCAACCAGCTGGAGGTGCTAGCTCACCAAGCTGTGGTTTGCTTTGTGATGCACTGTGGATGGAACTCGTCAGGCTTGAGCCTTGGCGTGCTGATGGTGAGCATTCGACAATGA
- the LOC119980568 gene encoding putative DNA glycosylase At3g47830 isoform X2: MQEGRKRKKQLQKLQKKSKSKTKLADKEEPYRTHIRPTPDECRDVRDELLALHGFPQEFAKYRRDPLSPSLDDRNSVVEETVLDGLVKTLLSQNTTEANSQRAFASLKSAFPTWEDVVAANSKCIENAIRCGGLATTKAACIKNILSCLLERKGKLCLEYMRDLSVEEIKAELSSFKGIGPKTVACVLMFNLQHDDFPVDTHVFEIAKTIGWVPDVADRNKTYLHLNQRIPNELKFDLNCLLFTHGKLCRKCTSKGGNRKGNISHDIACPLLNFRKNSPMSTTGELE; this comes from the exons ATGCAGGAAGGTCGCAAAAGGAAGAAGCAATTACAGAAActgcaaaagaaatcaaaatcaaagaccAAATTAGCAGATAAAGAAGAGCCATATCGGACCCACATTCGACCTACACCCGATGAATGCCGAGACGTTCGAGATGAGCTCTTGGCGTTACATGGTTTCCCTCAAGAATTCGCCAAGTACCGCAGAGACCCACTTAGCCCATCCCTAGATGATCGAAATTCCGTCGTTGAGGAGACTGTTTTGGATGGTCTGGTAAAGACTCTGCTCTCGCAGAACACAACGGAGGCTAATTCTCAAAGGGCTTTCGCGTCACTTAAGTCTGCCTTCCCTACTTGGGAGGAT GTTGTTGCTGCAAATTCAAAATGTATAGAGAATGCCATTAGGTGTGGAGGATTGGCCACTACCAAGGCTGCTTGCATCAAGAACATACTGAGTTGTTTGCTAGAGAGAAAAGGCAAGTTGTGTTTGGAGTACATGCGAGATTTATCAGTTGAAGAAATCAAGGCtgaactctcaagtttcaaaGGAATTGGCCCCAAAACG GTGGCTTGCGTTTTGATGTTTAATCTTCAGCACGATGATTTCCCGGTGGACACACAT GTGTTTGAGATTGCAAAGACCATTGGTTGGGTCCCAGACGTTGCTGATCGGAATAAGACGTACCTTCATCTCAACCAAAGGATCCCTAATGAACTTAAATTTGATCTGAATTGTCTTCTCTTCACTCATGGTAAGCTTTGCCGTAAGTGCACCAGCAAAGGCGGTAACCGGAAAGGAAATATATCTCATGATATTGCCTGTCCCCTTTTGAATTTTCGCAAGAATTCACCAATGAGCACTACTGGGGAATTAGAATAG